A region of Thiofilum sp. DNA encodes the following proteins:
- a CDS encoding glycosyltransferase family 4 protein, with translation MKPLTILHTESSCGWGGQEIRILTEAQGFIERGHAIQLLCPRESTIYKAALKQGIPVVAAPIARKNLSGLYWLRKWLQTHIKTFDLINTHSSTDSWLVALAQQLLLDKRPIVRTRHVSSPISLDRATRWLYQSAAQHIVVTGEPLKRHLIEHNHFVAKHITSIPTGIDLSRFFPRDSAAIKVQLGIEGTIIGILATLRNWKGHHYLIEAFKLLSEQHTDLRLLIVGDGPQADNINKFIDQLGLKSKVLCVGQQDNPELWLNAMDIFVLPSYGDEGVSQAVMQAMASRIPVITTAVGGMTDAVQDGDTGLLVDTHSSQAIVNAINKLLQQPVLAQQLAIAGYERAQALFGVVAMLDKMEMVFQSVLKK, from the coding sequence ATGAAACCACTGACGATCTTACATACGGAGTCCTCTTGTGGCTGGGGTGGTCAGGAAATTCGTATTTTAACCGAGGCTCAGGGATTTATAGAGCGAGGTCATGCTATCCAGCTGTTATGCCCTAGAGAGTCTACTATTTACAAAGCTGCCTTAAAACAAGGTATTCCAGTAGTCGCAGCGCCGATAGCACGGAAAAACCTAAGCGGTTTATATTGGTTAAGAAAATGGTTACAAACTCACATCAAAACATTTGACTTAATAAATACCCATAGCTCCACCGATTCTTGGTTAGTAGCATTAGCTCAACAATTATTACTAGATAAACGTCCTATTGTTAGAACTCGTCATGTTTCTTCCCCTATTAGCTTAGATAGAGCAACACGATGGTTGTATCAATCTGCTGCTCAGCATATTGTAGTGACAGGCGAACCATTAAAACGCCACTTAATTGAGCATAATCATTTTGTAGCTAAACATATTACTTCTATTCCTACAGGAATTGATTTATCGCGTTTTTTTCCTAGAGATAGCGCTGCTATCAAAGTTCAGCTAGGTATTGAAGGGACTATTATTGGTATCTTAGCTACGCTACGTAATTGGAAGGGACACCATTATTTAATTGAAGCTTTTAAGCTACTAAGTGAACAACATACTGATTTACGTTTATTAATAGTAGGTGATGGTCCACAAGCTGATAATATTAATAAATTTATTGATCAGCTAGGGCTTAAATCTAAAGTACTCTGTGTAGGGCAACAGGACAACCCAGAGTTATGGTTGAATGCAATGGATATTTTTGTTTTACCTTCGTATGGTGATGAAGGCGTATCCCAAGCAGTAATGCAGGCTATGGCAAGTCGCATACCTGTCATTACTACCGCTGTAGGAGGTATGACCGATGCTGTGCAAGATGGTGACACAGGGCTATTAGTTGATACTCATAGTAGTCAAGCGATTGTGAACGCTATTAACAAACTACTCCAACAACCTGTATTAGCCCAACAATTAGCTATAGCTGGTTATGAACGTGCTCAAGCTTTATTCGGTGTAGTAGCTATGTTAGATAAAATGGAAATGGTTTTTCAATCGGTACTAAAAAAATAA
- a CDS encoding O-antigen ligase — protein sequence MTLSQSWSLIGTITLLMVLPLPHTVALRLLALTLVLGMVLYQWRQLAVPKFPCLNVLLCWLLIPLILLPYAVDWRYSLSEIKVEIGYGLVGFLAFLALSQNEQWLRYWFVALGGSAACYSVIGIVQYIPIGTWNELSIVGGSASFATYIIMVLPLALPAWWLFPMHRSYVMVCVVMIVLGGLLTNQRIVLPVLITQLLIASFLLRPQQVSVRKILISIVPIIVVLSTVAFFSIQSREEVLGIAPISEDPRVLALERTLSIMSERPWTGFGFGRNAMKLAHPEIKDIMWHAHNTFLNYGIELGLGGIILLGLVWGCLARRYWHVQGRIQDPLVKSLAVAGLCVVLGVVLRNQVNDMFHRDLSLLFWCVNGALLGFLLRQFYIKN from the coding sequence ATGACTTTATCTCAAAGTTGGTCTTTAATAGGAACAATCACCCTATTGATGGTATTGCCTCTTCCCCATACAGTAGCCCTGCGCTTATTAGCTTTAACGCTTGTCTTAGGTATGGTTTTATATCAATGGCGACAGCTAGCAGTACCTAAATTTCCTTGCCTTAACGTGCTTTTATGTTGGTTATTAATTCCTTTAATATTATTGCCTTATGCAGTAGATTGGCGTTATTCGCTCAGTGAGATCAAAGTAGAGATAGGGTATGGCTTAGTAGGTTTCTTAGCTTTTTTAGCCTTAAGCCAAAATGAGCAATGGCTACGTTATTGGTTTGTTGCTCTAGGGGGCAGTGCTGCTTGTTACTCAGTAATAGGAATAGTGCAATATATCCCTATTGGTACGTGGAACGAGTTAAGTATAGTAGGGGGATCAGCTAGTTTTGCCACTTATATTATCATGGTTCTTCCTCTAGCCTTACCTGCATGGTGGCTTTTTCCTATGCATCGCTCTTATGTGATGGTTTGTGTTGTAATGATAGTTTTAGGTGGTTTGTTAACTAATCAACGTATTGTATTACCTGTTCTAATTACACAACTACTCATAGCTAGCTTTTTATTGCGACCTCAACAAGTATCTGTAAGAAAAATACTCATCAGTATCGTACCCATTATAGTTGTTTTAAGTACTGTAGCTTTCTTTAGTATTCAATCGCGTGAAGAGGTTTTAGGCATTGCTCCTATCTCAGAGGATCCTAGAGTATTGGCTTTAGAGCGCACCTTGAGCATTATGAGTGAGCGACCTTGGACAGGGTTTGGTTTTGGTAGGAATGCGATGAAGTTAGCACATCCTGAAATCAAGGATATTATGTGGCATGCGCATAATACTTTTCTTAACTACGGCATTGAGTTAGGTTTAGGGGGGATAATCTTGCTTGGGTTAGTGTGGGGTTGTCTGGCCCGTCGTTACTGGCACGTCCAAGGGAGGATACAAGATCCGTTAGTAAAATCTTTGGCAGTAGCTGGTTTATGTGTAGTATTGGGCGTGGTGCTACGTAATCAAGTAAATGATATGTTTCATCGTGATTTGTCTTTATTGTTTTGGTGCGTTAATGGGGCGCTCTTGGGGTTTTTATTAAGACAGTTTTATATTAAGAATTAA